In one window of Agrobacterium larrymoorei DNA:
- a CDS encoding ABC transporter substrate-binding protein, producing MLNPTRLLAAASLAAMSLFAGATMAADKIVIGTEGAYPPFNVLEADGTLTGFDVDIAKALCTEMKAECTFVTNDWDGMIPALQAKKFDAIIASMSITPERLEKVDFSKKYYNTPPAIAVPKDSPIKSVEELKGKTIGAQGSTTHANYAEKHLAGSELKLYPTADEYKLDISNGRIDGVIDDIVVLTQWVKSDAGACCKILAALPVDEQINGQGAGIAVRKGDPLAEKFTAAIAAIRANGEYKKINDKYFDFDAYGK from the coding sequence ATGCTTAATCCCACCCGTCTGCTTGCAGCTGCGTCCCTTGCTGCCATGTCGCTTTTTGCCGGCGCCACCATGGCGGCCGACAAGATCGTCATCGGTACCGAAGGCGCCTACCCGCCCTTCAACGTTCTGGAAGCCGACGGAACACTGACCGGCTTCGACGTGGATATCGCCAAGGCTCTCTGCACCGAAATGAAGGCAGAATGCACCTTCGTCACCAATGACTGGGACGGCATGATCCCTGCCCTTCAGGCAAAGAAGTTCGACGCGATCATCGCGTCCATGTCGATCACGCCTGAGCGTCTCGAGAAGGTCGACTTCTCCAAGAAGTACTACAACACGCCGCCAGCAATTGCCGTGCCGAAGGATTCTCCGATCAAGTCGGTGGAAGAACTGAAGGGCAAGACCATCGGCGCGCAGGGCTCCACCACCCACGCCAACTATGCCGAAAAGCATCTCGCCGGCTCCGAGCTGAAGCTCTACCCGACAGCTGACGAGTACAAGCTCGACATTTCCAACGGTCGTATCGATGGCGTCATCGACGATATCGTCGTGCTGACGCAGTGGGTAAAGTCGGATGCTGGCGCCTGCTGCAAGATCCTGGCTGCACTGCCGGTTGATGAACAGATCAACGGTCAGGGCGCAGGTATTGCCGTTCGCAAGGGCGATCCGCTTGCCGAGAAGTTCACGGCTGCCATCGCGGCAATCCGCGCCAATGGCGAGTACAAGAAGATCAACGACAAGTACTTTGACTTCGACGCTTACGGCAAATAA
- a CDS encoding OmpA family protein — MLNKNKLLTGVVFPLMSIAIAVEPVLAATVAHAAPSQTIQQQPAQLANGAIILAQAEAPNPEEELRKRRQQAEEGKPKAEPEQQQRQEEAPRPRREQQQAEPQQREQAPQREPEQPRPRREAAPEAQPQQQQERPRREAAPEPKAEPQQERPRREAAPEAAPQAQPEQQQQQERPRRPQREQQQPDAEGQQHPERPRRDAQPDAAPTEGQPQQQERPRRQQPAAEGTEQQQRQGETPRRTQENQPAANEAQPEKPAAPEKPATPAKRPAAPEPEAGKAPVPAEPPTPGKAPAPAEQPNPAPGQQPSEQPRPPRGQNGEPAPAPVPGAPPAPADGATTGQAPAGEPVPAQVAAPQTEAKPMTKEQLDKARAIAQDPSKSADTVVLPVDKGAAVLDSDKEAYRSGNEQLREQRRREREQVQDFKVPTSDAEAQAAARRDGGNTTINIQNITNVQGERIDRRPDFDRPDGVREWRPRDMPRDRDMGDRVFLQFGDRVVVRGNDDDRFITDGAKPYYERLPDDRYRETIERPDRTQIVTIRNRYGDVIQRSRIDARGREYVLFYAPELVDQPDREYVYRDPGLDLPPLRLRIPVNEYIIDTSSDEDRDYYRFLEQPPVEPVQRVYTLDEVRYSARVRDMVRRIDLDTITFATGSAEVPMSQAASLRKVADAMNKVLKNNPAETFLIEGHTDAVGSDESNLVLSDQRAASVANVLTDVYGIPPENLTTQGYGERYLKVQTLGPNQENRRVTIRRITPLVRPVAQN, encoded by the coding sequence ATGCTGAATAAAAACAAACTGCTGACGGGGGTGGTCTTTCCGCTCATGTCGATTGCCATTGCGGTAGAGCCGGTTCTCGCAGCTACCGTAGCCCATGCAGCCCCATCTCAGACGATACAGCAGCAGCCTGCCCAATTGGCGAATGGTGCCATTATTCTGGCACAGGCCGAAGCGCCGAACCCGGAAGAAGAACTGCGCAAGCGCCGCCAGCAGGCTGAAGAAGGCAAGCCGAAGGCCGAGCCTGAGCAGCAGCAGCGTCAGGAAGAGGCCCCACGTCCCCGCCGCGAACAGCAGCAGGCAGAGCCGCAACAGCGTGAGCAGGCTCCGCAGCGTGAGCCAGAGCAGCCGCGCCCTCGTCGCGAGGCGGCACCAGAGGCCCAGCCGCAACAGCAGCAGGAACGTCCGCGCCGTGAAGCCGCGCCCGAACCCAAGGCAGAACCTCAGCAGGAGCGCCCGCGCCGCGAAGCCGCACCTGAGGCCGCGCCGCAGGCTCAGCCTGAACAGCAACAACAGCAGGAGCGTCCACGCCGTCCGCAGCGCGAGCAGCAGCAGCCGGATGCCGAAGGCCAGCAGCACCCGGAACGTCCGCGCCGCGATGCTCAGCCGGATGCGGCACCAACTGAAGGTCAGCCACAGCAGCAGGAGCGTCCGCGTCGCCAGCAGCCAGCCGCTGAAGGCACCGAACAGCAGCAGCGTCAGGGCGAAACACCGCGCCGCACGCAGGAAAATCAGCCTGCCGCCAATGAAGCGCAGCCGGAAAAGCCCGCCGCTCCAGAAAAGCCCGCAACGCCTGCAAAGCGTCCGGCAGCACCGGAGCCGGAAGCTGGCAAGGCACCCGTTCCAGCAGAGCCACCGACCCCCGGCAAGGCTCCCGCACCAGCCGAGCAGCCTAACCCGGCTCCCGGCCAGCAGCCTTCCGAACAGCCCCGTCCGCCACGCGGCCAGAATGGCGAGCCTGCACCGGCTCCGGTTCCGGGCGCACCGCCTGCACCGGCTGATGGCGCAACCACGGGTCAGGCACCCGCTGGCGAACCCGTACCGGCACAGGTAGCCGCACCGCAGACCGAAGCAAAGCCGATGACGAAGGAACAGCTGGACAAGGCCCGCGCCATTGCGCAGGATCCATCCAAGTCTGCCGATACCGTCGTTCTGCCTGTAGACAAGGGTGCTGCCGTTCTCGATAGCGACAAGGAAGCCTATCGCAGCGGCAACGAGCAGCTACGCGAACAGCGTCGCCGTGAACGCGAGCAGGTTCAGGACTTCAAGGTTCCGACCTCGGATGCGGAAGCACAGGCTGCGGCCCGCCGCGATGGTGGCAACACCACCATCAACATCCAGAACATCACCAATGTTCAGGGTGAGCGCATCGACCGCCGTCCGGACTTCGACCGTCCCGATGGTGTGCGTGAATGGCGTCCGCGTGACATGCCGCGTGACCGCGACATGGGCGACCGCGTGTTCCTGCAGTTCGGCGACCGCGTCGTCGTTCGCGGTAACGATGACGACCGCTTCATCACCGACGGTGCGAAGCCTTACTACGAGCGTCTGCCCGATGACCGCTATCGCGAAACCATCGAGCGCCCCGACCGCACACAGATCGTCACCATCCGCAACCGTTACGGCGACGTGATCCAGCGTTCGCGTATCGATGCGCGTGGCCGTGAATATGTTCTGTTCTACGCACCGGAACTGGTCGATCAGCCAGATCGCGAATATGTCTACCGCGATCCGGGCCTCGATCTGCCGCCGCTGCGTCTGCGCATCCCGGTCAATGAGTACATCATCGACACGTCTTCGGATGAGGATCGCGATTACTACCGCTTCCTCGAACAGCCGCCGGTCGAACCCGTCCAGCGCGTTTATACGCTCGATGAAGTTCGCTACTCCGCCCGCGTGCGCGACATGGTGCGTCGTATCGACCTTGATACGATCACCTTCGCAACCGGCAGCGCGGAAGTTCCGATGAGCCAGGCAGCCTCGCTGCGCAAGGTCGCAGACGCAATGAACAAGGTGCTGAAGAACAACCCGGCCGAAACCTTCCTCATCGAAGGCCACACGGATGCCGTCGGTTCCGATGAAAGCAACCTTGTCCTGTCCGACCAGCGTGCCGCTTCCGTTGCCAACGTGCTGACCGATGTCTACGGCATCCCGCCGGAAAACCTCACGACGCAGGGCTATGGCGAACGCTACCTGAAGGTCCAGACGCTCGGCCCGAACCAGGAAAACCGCCGCGTCACCATCCGCCGCATCACACCGCTGGTGCGCCCGGTTGCACAGAACTAA
- a CDS encoding pseudouridine-5'-phosphate glycosidase — translation MTKTIPPLLPIAYSNEVAAAKQRGAPIVALESTIITHGMPYPGNIRMAEGVEQLIRDQGAVPATIAVIHGTLHIGLEKEQLEALAQTKDAMKVSRADIAFAIAERRTGATTVAATMIAAEHAGIKVFATGGIGGVHRGAEESFDISADLTELARTGVIVVCAGAKAILDVPKTLEVLETQGVPVVTYGSTEFPAFWSRASGITSPLTLNSPAAIANFQNTREQFGLEGGMLIANPVPEEDEISREEMEIYIQRALSHAEEDEISGKAVTPYLLAKIFEITEGRSLETNIALVRNNARLAAEIAVALV, via the coding sequence ATGACCAAAACCATCCCCCCGCTCCTGCCGATCGCCTATTCGAACGAAGTTGCCGCCGCAAAGCAGCGTGGCGCACCGATTGTCGCGCTGGAATCCACCATCATCACCCATGGCATGCCCTACCCCGGCAACATCCGCATGGCGGAAGGCGTGGAACAGCTGATCCGCGATCAGGGCGCCGTTCCGGCAACCATCGCCGTCATCCACGGCACGCTGCATATCGGTCTTGAGAAGGAACAGCTCGAAGCGCTGGCCCAGACCAAGGATGCAATGAAGGTTTCGCGCGCGGATATCGCATTCGCAATCGCCGAGCGCCGCACGGGCGCCACCACGGTCGCCGCAACCATGATCGCCGCCGAACATGCGGGCATCAAGGTTTTCGCCACCGGCGGCATTGGCGGCGTGCATCGCGGCGCTGAAGAAAGCTTCGACATTTCCGCCGACCTGACCGAACTTGCACGCACCGGCGTAATCGTCGTCTGCGCAGGCGCAAAGGCCATTCTCGATGTTCCGAAAACGCTTGAAGTGCTGGAAACGCAGGGCGTTCCGGTCGTGACCTACGGCTCGACGGAATTCCCGGCCTTCTGGTCGCGCGCCTCCGGCATCACCAGCCCGCTGACGCTGAACAGCCCGGCAGCGATTGCGAATTTCCAGAACACGCGCGAGCAGTTCGGCCTTGAAGGCGGCATGCTGATTGCCAATCCCGTGCCGGAAGAAGACGAAATCTCCCGCGAGGAAATGGAAATCTATATCCAGCGCGCGCTTTCCCACGCCGAGGAGGACGAAATCAGCGGCAAGGCGGTAACGCCCTATCTGCTGGCAAAAATCTTCGAAATCACCGAAGGCCGCAGCCTCGAGACGAACATTGCGCTCGTGCGCAACAATGCGAGGCTTGCTGCTGAGATTGCGGTGGCGTTGGTCTGA
- a CDS encoding carbohydrate kinase family protein codes for MKKILVLGGAHIDRRGMIETETAHGASNPGSWMEEAGGGGFNAARNLSRLGFQVRLIAPRGGDANGETVALAAKEAGVEDTPFTFLDRSTPSYTAILERDGDLVIAIADMDLYKLFTPRRLRVRAVREAIMASDIILCDANLPEDTLSAIGLAASVCEKQSAAIAISPAKVIRLKPALADIDVLFMNEAEARALTGEDVADVREWPQKLRNAGLRGGVITSGARQVVAFDARNVAILKPPFIEQVKDVTGAGDAMASGYLAAIANGKSIGEALRHGAAAGAITVQSPFATAPDMSAESLAEMLALVPNAEIV; via the coding sequence GTGAAAAAGATACTCGTTCTGGGCGGCGCGCATATAGACCGGCGCGGCATGATCGAGACGGAAACGGCGCATGGCGCGAGCAATCCCGGCTCATGGATGGAAGAGGCTGGCGGCGGGGGCTTCAACGCGGCGCGCAATCTCTCACGTCTCGGTTTTCAGGTTCGGCTGATTGCGCCGCGCGGCGGCGACGCCAACGGTGAAACGGTCGCGCTCGCTGCAAAAGAGGCAGGCGTCGAGGACACGCCTTTCACCTTTCTGGACCGCTCCACGCCCAGCTATACGGCCATATTGGAGCGCGACGGCGACCTCGTCATCGCCATTGCCGATATGGATCTCTACAAGCTTTTCACGCCGCGCCGCCTGCGCGTTCGCGCCGTTCGTGAAGCGATCATGGCGAGCGACATTATTCTATGCGATGCCAACCTGCCTGAAGACACGCTGAGCGCCATCGGCCTTGCCGCCAGCGTCTGCGAAAAGCAATCGGCGGCCATCGCGATCTCGCCTGCAAAGGTCATCAGGCTGAAACCGGCGCTGGCGGATATCGACGTGCTTTTCATGAACGAAGCCGAAGCCCGCGCTTTGACCGGTGAAGACGTGGCGGATGTGCGCGAGTGGCCGCAGAAGCTGAGAAACGCGGGACTCCGCGGCGGCGTCATCACCAGTGGCGCGCGGCAGGTCGTGGCTTTCGATGCACGCAACGTTGCGATCCTGAAGCCGCCTTTTATCGAGCAGGTGAAAGATGTCACCGGCGCGGGAGATGCCATGGCGTCCGGCTATCTGGCTGCAATTGCTAACGGAAAATCGATTGGCGAGGCGCTGCGCCATGGTGCGGCGGCAGGGGCAATTACGGTCCAGTCACCCTTTGCAACGGCACCGGATATGAGCGCGGAAAGCCTTGCAGAAATGCTGGCGCTTGTGCCGAACGCTGAAATCGTGTGA
- the recA gene encoding recombinase RecA, giving the protein MAQNSLRLVEDNSVDKSKALEAALSQIERSFGKGSIMKLGSNENVIEVETVSTGSLSLDIALGIGGLPKGRIIEIYGPESSGKTTLALQTIAEAQKKGGICAFVDAEHALDPVYARKLGVDLQNLLISQPDTGEQALEITDTLVRSGAVDVLVVDSVAALTPRAEIEGEMGDSLPGLQARLMSQALRKLTASISKSKTMVIFINQIRMKIGVMFGSPETTTGGNALKFYASVRLDIRRIGSVKEREEVVGNQTRVKVVKNKMAPPFKQVEFDIMYGEGVSKTGELVDLGVKAGIVEKSGAWFSYNSQRLGQGRENAKGFLRDNPAVANEIEMALRQNAGLIADRFLENGGPEADADGVEPDA; this is encoded by the coding sequence ATGGCACAAAATTCTTTGCGTCTTGTAGAGGATAATTCGGTGGATAAAAGCAAGGCACTGGAAGCGGCGCTCTCCCAGATCGAACGTTCGTTCGGCAAGGGATCGATCATGAAGCTCGGTTCCAATGAAAACGTAATCGAGGTTGAGACCGTTTCCACAGGGTCTCTCAGTCTCGATATCGCGCTCGGTATCGGCGGTTTGCCGAAGGGGCGTATTATTGAAATTTACGGGCCGGAAAGCTCGGGCAAGACCACGCTTGCGCTGCAAACCATTGCGGAAGCGCAGAAGAAGGGCGGTATCTGCGCCTTCGTGGATGCCGAGCATGCGCTCGATCCTGTCTATGCCCGCAAGCTCGGCGTCGATCTGCAGAACCTGCTGATTTCGCAGCCGGATACAGGCGAACAGGCGCTGGAAATCACCGATACGCTGGTGCGTTCGGGTGCGGTCGATGTTCTCGTCGTTGACTCCGTTGCAGCGCTTACACCGCGTGCGGAAATCGAAGGCGAGATGGGCGACAGCCTTCCGGGTCTTCAGGCTCGCCTGATGAGTCAGGCGCTGCGCAAGCTCACGGCTTCCATCTCCAAGTCGAAGACGATGGTGATCTTCATCAACCAGATCCGTATGAAGATCGGTGTGATGTTCGGTTCGCCGGAAACGACGACAGGCGGTAACGCGCTGAAGTTCTATGCGTCGGTGCGTCTCGATATTCGCCGCATCGGCTCGGTCAAGGAGCGTGAAGAGGTCGTGGGCAACCAGACCCGCGTCAAGGTCGTCAAGAACAAGATGGCGCCTCCCTTCAAGCAGGTCGAATTCGACATCATGTATGGCGAAGGCGTTTCCAAGACGGGTGAACTTGTCGATCTGGGCGTGAAGGCTGGCATCGTCGAGAAGTCCGGCGCATGGTTCTCCTATAACAGCCAGAGGCTGGGGCAGGGACGTGAAAACGCCAAGGGCTTCCTGCGTGACAATCCTGCGGTTGCCAACGAGATCGAAATGGCGCTTCGCCAGAATGCAGGTCTCATTGCAGATCGCTTCCTTGAAAATGGCGGGCCTGAGGCAGATGCGGATGGCGTAGAGCCAGACGCTTGA
- the alaS gene encoding alanine--tRNA ligase: MSGVNEIRSTFLDYFKKNGHEIVPSSPLVPRNDPTLMFTNAGMVQFKNVFTGLESRPYSTAASSQKCVRAGGKHNDLDNVGYTARHHTFFEMLGNFSFGDYFKEEAITHAWNLITGEFGIDKNRLLVTVYHTDDEAFNLWKKIAGFSDDRIIRIPTSDNFWAMGDTGPCGPCSEIFYDHGDHIWGGPPGSPDEDGDRFIEIWNLVFMQYEQLTKEERIDLPRPSIDTGMGLERISALLQGKHDNYDTDLFRALISASVEATGVPAEGEKRASHRVIADHLRSSAFLIADGVLPSNEGRGYVLRRIMRRAMRHAELLGSREPLIWKLLPTLVQQMGRAYPELVRAEALISETLKLEETRFRKTLERGLSLLSDATSDLSKGGMLDGETAFKLYDTYGFPLDLTQDALRAREIGVDIAGFTDAMERQKAEARSHWAGSGDKATETVWFELKEKHGATEFLGYDTETAEGVIQAIVKDGKSVDSAAEGESVQLVVNQTPFYGESGGQMGDTGVISSDNGTFTVTDTQKKGEGLFVHIGTVAEGGVKLGDAVQLTVDHDRRARLRANHSATHLLHEALREVLGTHVAQKGSLVAPERLRFDVSHPKPMSAEELKIVEDMANEIILQNSPVVTRLMSVDDAIAEGAMALFGEKYGDEVRVVSMGTGIHGSKANRPYSVELCGGTHVSATGQIGLVRVLGESAVGAGVRRVEAVTGQGALAYLAEQDERVKSLASSLRVQPGEVLSRVEGLLEERKKLERELADARRKLAMGGNSAEGSAVDVKDIGGVKFLAKSLAGIDAKDLKGLADDAKGSLGSGVVLLIAVSEDGKASAVAAVTEDLTARFSAVDLVRTASAALGGKGGGGRPDMAQAGGPDGSKANEAIEAVAASLAG; the protein is encoded by the coding sequence ATGAGCGGTGTGAATGAAATCCGGTCGACCTTTCTCGACTACTTCAAGAAAAACGGCCACGAAATCGTGCCCTCCAGCCCGCTGGTGCCGCGCAACGATCCGACGCTGATGTTCACCAATGCCGGGATGGTTCAGTTCAAGAACGTCTTCACCGGTCTTGAAAGCCGCCCATATTCCACAGCCGCGTCCTCGCAGAAATGCGTTCGCGCCGGTGGCAAGCATAACGATCTGGACAATGTCGGTTACACCGCACGCCATCACACTTTCTTCGAAATGCTCGGCAACTTCTCCTTTGGCGATTACTTTAAGGAAGAGGCGATCACGCACGCCTGGAACCTGATCACCGGGGAATTCGGCATCGACAAGAACCGTCTTCTCGTGACGGTTTATCACACCGATGACGAGGCGTTTAATCTCTGGAAGAAGATTGCCGGTTTCTCCGACGATCGCATCATTCGCATTCCAACCAGCGATAATTTCTGGGCGATGGGCGATACCGGTCCTTGCGGTCCGTGCTCGGAAATCTTCTATGACCACGGCGATCACATCTGGGGCGGCCCTCCCGGCTCGCCGGATGAGGATGGCGACCGTTTCATCGAAATCTGGAACCTCGTCTTCATGCAGTATGAGCAGCTGACGAAGGAAGAGCGCATCGACCTGCCGCGCCCGTCCATCGATACCGGCATGGGCCTTGAGCGCATCTCCGCACTGCTTCAGGGCAAGCATGACAATTACGATACCGACCTGTTCCGTGCGCTGATTTCCGCATCCGTCGAAGCGACCGGCGTTCCGGCTGAAGGTGAGAAGCGCGCAAGCCACCGCGTCATCGCGGACCACCTGCGCTCCTCCGCCTTCCTCATTGCCGATGGCGTGCTGCCTTCGAATGAAGGTCGCGGTTACGTTCTTCGCCGCATCATGCGCCGCGCCATGCGTCATGCCGAGCTTCTCGGTTCGCGCGAACCGCTGATCTGGAAGCTGCTGCCGACGCTCGTTCAGCAGATGGGCCGCGCCTATCCTGAACTCGTCCGTGCAGAGGCACTGATTTCCGAGACGCTGAAGCTTGAGGAAACCCGTTTCCGCAAGACGCTGGAGCGTGGTCTTTCGCTGCTTTCCGACGCAACGTCCGATCTTTCCAAGGGCGGCATGCTAGATGGCGAGACTGCTTTCAAGCTTTACGATACCTACGGCTTCCCGCTTGATCTGACGCAGGATGCTCTGCGCGCCCGCGAAATCGGCGTGGATATTGCCGGCTTCACCGACGCGATGGAGCGCCAGAAGGCGGAAGCCCGCTCGCACTGGGCTGGCTCCGGCGATAAGGCAACCGAAACCGTCTGGTTCGAGCTGAAGGAAAAGCACGGCGCGACCGAATTCCTCGGCTACGACACAGAGACCGCCGAAGGCGTGATCCAAGCTATCGTCAAGGACGGCAAGTCCGTCGATTCCGCCGCAGAGGGCGAAAGCGTTCAGCTCGTCGTCAACCAGACGCCGTTTTACGGCGAATCCGGTGGCCAGATGGGCGATACTGGCGTCATCTCTTCCGACAATGGCACCTTCACGGTTACCGATACGCAGAAGAAGGGCGAGGGCCTGTTCGTGCATATCGGCACCGTGGCCGAGGGCGGTGTAAAGCTTGGCGATGCGGTGCAGCTGACGGTCGATCACGATCGCCGCGCGCGTTTGCGCGCCAACCACTCCGCCACGCACCTGCTGCATGAAGCGCTGCGCGAAGTTCTCGGCACCCACGTTGCTCAGAAGGGCTCGCTGGTTGCGCCTGAGCGTCTGCGCTTCGACGTTTCGCATCCGAAGCCTATGAGCGCGGAAGAGCTGAAGATCGTCGAAGACATGGCGAATGAAATCATTCTGCAGAATTCGCCGGTCGTTACCCGCCTGATGAGCGTGGACGATGCGATTGCCGAAGGTGCAATGGCGCTGTTCGGTGAGAAATACGGTGATGAAGTGCGCGTGGTCTCCATGGGCACCGGCATCCATGGCTCGAAGGCCAACCGTCCTTACTCGGTCGAGCTTTGCGGCGGCACGCATGTTTCCGCCACGGGCCAGATCGGCCTTGTCCGCGTTCTTGGCGAAAGCGCCGTCGGCGCTGGCGTTCGCCGCGTCGAGGCCGTGACCGGGCAGGGCGCCTTGGCCTATCTTGCCGAGCAGGATGAGCGCGTGAAGTCGCTCGCTTCTTCGCTTAGGGTTCAGCCGGGCGAGGTCCTGTCGCGCGTCGAAGGCCTGCTGGAAGAACGCAAGAAGCTGGAACGTGAATTGGCTGACGCCCGCCGCAAGCTCGCCATGGGCGGCAATTCGGCGGAAGGTTCTGCCGTTGACGTCAAGGACATCGGCGGCGTGAAATTCCTGGCCAAGTCCCTCGCTGGCATCGATGCCAAGGACCTGAAGGGCCTTGCGGACGACGCCAAGGGCAGCCTCGGCTCCGGCGTGGTCCTGCTCATCGCCGTCTCCGAAGATGGTAAGGCGAGCGCTGTCGCAGCCGTTACCGAAGACCTGACAGCACGCTTCAGCGCAGTCGATCTCGTCCGCACAGCCTCCGCCGCACTCGGCGGCAAGGGCGGCGGCGGGCGCCCGGATATGGCCCAGGCCGGTGGCCCGGATGGCTCCAAGGCCAACGAGGCCATCGAAGCCGTCGCAGCATCCCTTGCTGGCTGA
- the lipB gene encoding lipoyl(octanoyl) transferase LipB, with amino-acid sequence MLTRTDLTTKMHAVAGSAPMRWRISDGLVPYEQAIEEMEREVAAIAAGEADELVWLLEHPPLYTAGTSADSADLIEPNRFPVFATGRGGEYTYHGPGQRVVYVMLDLKRRRQDVRAYVAALEEVIIRTLDKMNVKGERREDRVGVWVRRPEKPLLPDGEVSEDKIAALGIRLRKWVSFHGLSINVDPDLTHFTGIVPCGITQFGVTSLVHLGLLVMMNDVDVFLRESFEEIFGETKNEAGEALCRER; translated from the coding sequence ATGCTCACACGTACCGATCTCACCACAAAAATGCATGCCGTAGCCGGTTCTGCGCCCATGCGCTGGCGAATCTCTGACGGTTTGGTGCCGTATGAGCAGGCCATTGAGGAGATGGAGCGTGAGGTTGCGGCAATTGCGGCGGGCGAGGCGGACGAGCTTGTGTGGCTTCTGGAGCATCCACCGCTTTATACTGCGGGCACCAGCGCCGATTCTGCAGACCTGATCGAGCCGAACCGGTTTCCGGTTTTTGCCACGGGTCGAGGCGGGGAATATACCTATCACGGCCCCGGCCAGCGCGTGGTCTATGTGATGCTGGATCTGAAGCGCAGGCGGCAGGATGTGCGCGCCTACGTGGCGGCACTGGAAGAGGTTATCATTCGCACGCTGGACAAGATGAATGTGAAGGGCGAGCGACGGGAAGATCGCGTCGGCGTCTGGGTGCGCCGCCCGGAAAAGCCGCTGCTGCCGGATGGTGAGGTGTCCGAGGACAAGATTGCCGCGCTCGGTATCCGTCTGCGCAAGTGGGTTAGCTTTCACGGTCTGTCGATCAATGTGGACCCAGACCTCACGCACTTCACCGGCATCGTACCCTGCGGCATCACGCAATTCGGTGTCACGAGCCTTGTCCATCTCGGCCTGCTGGTGATGATGAACGACGTGGACGTTTTCTTGCGCGAATCCTTCGAAGAGATTTTCGGCGAGACGAAGAACGAAGCGGGCGAGGCGCTCTGTCGAGAGCGATGA
- a CDS encoding glutathione S-transferase family protein: MSELTFYTNPMSRGRIVRWMLEEVGVPYKTEILGFGNMKSATYKAVNPMGKVPAIKHGEIVVTECAAICAYLADAFPGANLAPPTKNRGLYYRWLFFAAGPLEMGVSTRSMGLEIPADKMRMAGCGSYADVMNTLEYAVSENRFVAGDQFTAADVYVGSHIAWGLQFGSIEKRQHFVDYLAHLSERPAYQRAQQLDDAAAKELQPTG; this comes from the coding sequence ATGAGCGAACTGACGTTTTACACCAACCCGATGTCACGCGGGCGCATCGTTCGGTGGATGCTGGAGGAAGTGGGCGTTCCCTACAAGACGGAGATTCTCGGCTTCGGAAACATGAAGTCAGCCACTTACAAGGCTGTTAACCCCATGGGCAAGGTACCGGCCATCAAGCACGGCGAGATCGTCGTCACCGAATGCGCGGCTATCTGCGCCTATCTGGCGGACGCCTTCCCCGGCGCCAATCTGGCCCCGCCCACCAAGAATCGCGGGCTCTATTACCGCTGGCTCTTTTTTGCGGCGGGCCCACTGGAAATGGGCGTTTCCACCCGCTCCATGGGGCTGGAAATTCCGGCGGACAAGATGCGCATGGCAGGCTGCGGCAGTTATGCCGATGTGATGAACACACTGGAATATGCCGTAAGCGAGAACCGCTTCGTGGCGGGCGATCAGTTTACCGCAGCCGATGTCTATGTCGGCTCACACATCGCCTGGGGTCTGCAATTCGGCTCCATAGAAAAGCGCCAGCACTTCGTGGACTACCTCGCTCATCTCAGCGAACGGCCCGCCTATCAACGCGCCCAGCAGCTCGATGATGCGGCTGCAAAGGAATTGCAGCCAACTGGGTGA
- a CDS encoding YidB family protein → MGLLDGIGNIISDAMSGKPINLAAVAGQLFQDAGGLQGIVDQLNRAGLGEQVSSWIGTGSNLPVSADQIKAALSSEQLRSLAQSLGVDIDQLPEILAEHLPKAIDKASPQGVLPS, encoded by the coding sequence ATGGGACTTTTGGATGGCATTGGAAACATCATCAGCGATGCAATGAGCGGCAAGCCGATCAATCTGGCAGCCGTGGCCGGTCAACTGTTTCAGGATGCTGGCGGCCTGCAGGGCATTGTCGATCAACTGAACCGTGCGGGCCTTGGCGAACAGGTCTCATCCTGGATCGGCACTGGCTCCAACCTCCCCGTTTCGGCAGACCAGATCAAAGCCGCACTCTCTTCCGAACAATTGCGAAGCCTGGCCCAGTCTCTGGGCGTCGATATCGACCAGCTTCCCGAAATCCTTGCCGAGCATCTGCCGAAGGCAATCGACAAGGCCAGTCCTCAGGGCGTTCTACCGTCCTGA